The following coding sequences lie in one Haematobia irritans isolate KBUSLIRL chromosome 3, ASM5000362v1, whole genome shotgun sequence genomic window:
- the LOC142229290 gene encoding uncharacterized protein LOC142229290 has protein sequence MQDENLSFIPNDKVEIDETSLNLPYEGNEPQGDHPIQIENNSMMPQNNEQIVNISNPLLPPNAIQSSVTQTPHLGGMVLMQNDINICSDLSSGENAFDSSAESEDFDESVGIFIGGEFNKPVEQTQSEFKSQSDNDVSKEATQQHLPPGGTSKGYKDTNDREIDKRKMKQAKMVLLKNL, from the coding sequence ATGCAAGATGAAAACCTTAGCTTTATACCAAACGACAAGGTGGAAATTGATGAAACTTCTTTAAATCTGCCCTACGAAGGTAATGAACCACAGGGTGATCATCCCATTCAAATTGAGAATAATAGTATGATGCCACAAAATAATGAACAAATCGTAAATATTTCTAATCCTTTACTTCCTCCTAATGCCATACAATCTAGTGTAACTCAGACTCCACACTTAGGAGGAATGGTTTTAATGCAAAATGATATTAATATTTGCTCTGACTTGTCATCAGGGGAAAATGCATTCGATTCTTCAGCAGAATCGGAGGATTTTGACGAATCAGTTGGTATATTTATAGGCGGAGAATTTAATAAGCCAGTCGAACAAACCCAAAGCGAATTCAAGAGCCAATCTGACAATGACGTATCAAAAGAGGCCACACAACAACACTTACCTCCCGGGGGAACCTCAAAAGGCTATAAAGACACAAATGATCGTGAAATtgacaaaagaaaaatgaaGCAAGCAAAGATGGTACTTTTAAAGAATCTCTAG